The following coding sequences lie in one Miscanthus floridulus cultivar M001 chromosome 9, ASM1932011v1, whole genome shotgun sequence genomic window:
- the LOC136484285 gene encoding auxilin-related protein 2-like, whose product MDSIEGLLARDFGVRPQGKATPMAGASRSTGSAAGAGTAAWASYGRSTPAPSAAPSYDDLFVSPAPAPAPASTASFDSLFDSFKGPTTTAKPAAPSPAPAYDDDIFDAVPGLRSSNSTAAPRYDDGVFGSSAAPAYDNVFATSARSAAPPPAYDDDLLAGFGSAPRSEEKRRPVAVDDDDDLLGAFGRSPSEEKRKPAPVREDRMGSAGFDDLIPGFAGSSPPRSRKSNDDNKMKPPIPTSKQTASMADDPFVVLETASASGSSYTSPGRSTDPVDDLDKSTNIDGKAANNTAADVSLFEESSAFDQAPKSDPLFTSELNGHAKDTNPPSVVRDSSPLHHSMDRNPARQSSMEDFGNVMPKSQSARYSDIRGNDMEDQSPRSTESEDDIWLTVSEIPLFTAPTTAPPPSRSPPLLKRKPLGANGNGKENGHARQSSQNHNHYTDLPKQPEVSSIDDLEGFAMGKPQTPAYDNNVFDEDFERSSSDPEEKDRQERLEKEREMKQREEMERERRRLEKERELEQQRERERERQAVERATKEARDRAAAEARAKAEREARQCAQRAAVQRAQQEARGRAAVEAKERAARVAAEARERAAAEAREKATAEAKEKAAAEAKERERTAAREGAAAERAASERAQQEARKRAERAAVERAAAEARERQAAAAAAAAAAAASREKQSTPDDLESFFGVGARANSAPKQRIPTPTVDSMFGFGAQGTGTTNGSQRAASTSAPVRKVASATSFGDDLSDLFGAPASSGVFQEVEGESEERRRARLERHQRTRERAAKALAEKNERDMQVQREQAERDRIGDTLDFEIKRWSAGKEGNLRALLSTLQYVLWAECGWQAVSLTDLITGAAVKKQYRKATLCIHPDKVQQKGATLQQKYIAEKVFDILKEAWNKFNSEELF is encoded by the exons ATGGACAGCATCGAGGGCCTCCTGGCCCGCGACTTCGGCGTGCGGCCGCAGGGCAAGGCCACGCCCATGGCCGGCGCCTCCCGCTccaccggatccgccgccggTGCCGGCACCGCCGCATGGGCCAGCTACGGCAGATCCACCCCAGCCCCCTCCGCGGCCCCGTCATACGACGACCTCTTcgtctcccccgcccccgcccccgcccccgcctccaccgcctccttcGACTCGCTCTTCGATTCCTTCAAGGgccccaccaccaccgccaagCCCGCCGCGCCTTCGCCTGCCCCCGCGTACGACGACGACATCTTCGACGCGGTCCCCGGGCTGCGGTCCTCCAACTCCACCGCCGCGCCGCGGTACGACGACGGCGTGTTCGGCTCCTCGGCTGCCCCGGCGTACGACAACGTGTTCGCCACCAGCGCCCGGTCCGCGGCGCCGCCGCCCGCGTACGACGACGACCTCCTCGCGGGGTTCGGGAGCGCGCCGCGGTCCGAGGAGAAGAGGAGGCCGGTGgcggtcgacgacgacgacgacctgcTCGGGGCGTTCGGGAGGAGCCCGTCCGAGGAGAAGAGGAAGCCGGCGCCTGTGCGGGAGGACCGAATGGGGAGCGCGGGGTTCGATGATCTGATCCCTGGGTTCGCGGGGAGCAGCCCGCCGAGGAGTAG GAAGTCTAATGACGATAACAAAATGAAGCCACCAATTCCAACTTCTAAACAGACAGCTAGCATGGCAGATGACCCATTCGTTGTTCTAGAAACAGCCTCTGCTTCAGGCTCTTCATATACATCCCCAGGGAGATCCACAGATCCCGTGGACGATCTGGATAAGTCTACAAACATTGATGGCAAAGCTGCCAATAATACTGCTGCTGATGTTAGTTTATTTGAGGAATCAAGTGCTTTTGACCAGGCTCCAAAATCAGATCCTTTGTTTACATCTGAACTCAATGGTCATGCCAAGGACACAAACCCGCCAAGTGTAGTACGAGATTCCAGTCCTCTACACCATTCAATGGACAGAAATCCAGCACGTCAATCTTCTATGGAAGACTTTGGTAACGTCATGCCCAAGTCACAGTCTGCAAGGTATTCTGACATTCGTGGTAATGATATGGAGGATCAGTCACCAAGATCTACTGAATCTGAAGATGATATATGGCTTACAGTTTCTGAGATTCCCCTTTTCACAGCGCCAACTACTGCTCCACCACCCTCCAGATCACCACCTCTTCTTAAACGAAAGCCACTGGGAGCAAATGGAAATGGAAAGGAGAATGGGCATGCTCGTCAGTCTAGCCAAAATCACAACCATTACACAGATTTGCCAAAGCAACCAGAGGTTTCTTCAATAGATGACCTGGAAGGTTTTGCCATGGGCAAACCTCAAACGCCTGCTTATGACAACAATGTTTTTGATGAAGACTTTGAAAGAAGCTCATCAGATCCTGAGGAGAAAGACAGACAAGAAAGATTGGAGAAAGAAAGGGAAATGAAGCAGAGGGAGGAAATGGAGAGAGAGCGTAGAAGGCTTGAAAAGGAGAGGGAGTTGGAACAacagagagaaagggagagagaacGACAGGCAGTGGAGAGGGCTACAAAGGAGGCACGTGATAGAGCAGCTGCTGAAGCTCGTGCAAAAGCTGAAAGAGAGGCACGCCAGTGTGCACAGCGTGCTGCTGTGCAAAGGGCTCAACAGGAAGCCCGTGGGAGGGCTGCAGTTGAGGCGAAAGAAAGAGCAGCTAGGGTAGCTGCAGAAGCAAGGGAGAGAGCCGCTGCAGAAGCAAGGGAGAAGGCAACTGCAGAAGCCAAGGAGAAGGCAGCTGCTGAAGCCAAGGAGAGGGAGCGGACTGCTGCTAGGGAGGGGGCTGCAGCAGAAAGAGCTGCTTCTgagagagctcagcaagaagcaAGGAAGAGAGCTGAACGAGCTGCAGTGGAAAGAGCTGCTGCTGAGGCTCGAGAAAGGCAGGCAGCTgcagctgctgccgccgccgccgccgctgcctcaagAGAAAAGCAGAGCACACCAGATGATCTTGAGTCATTCTTCGGTGTAGGTGCTCGTGCCAACAGTGCACCAAAGCAGAGGATTCCAACACCTACAGTG GATTCTATGTTTGGTTTTGGAGCTCAAGGCACAGGAACCACTAATGGATCACAGAGAGCAGCATCAACTTCGGCTCCTGTGAGAAAAGTGGCATCagccacaagttttggtgatgaTCTGTCTGACTTATTTGGAG CTCCTGCATCTTCTGGCGTATTTCAAGAAGTTGAGGGAGAAAGTGAAGAAAGAAGACGTGCTAGGTTAGAACGTCATCAGAGGACTCGTGAACGAGCG GCTAAAGCTCTGGCTGAGAAGAATGAACGAGATATGCAAGTACAGAGGGAGCAGGCAGAGAGAGAT AGAATTGGAGACACTCTAGACTTCGAAATTAAGAGGTGGTCTGCTGGGAAAGAGGGCAACTTGCGTGCTTTGTTATCAACTTTACAATAT GTACTTTGGGCAGAATGTGGATGGCAAGCTGTATCCTTGACTGATTTGATTACTGGAGCTGCTGTTAAGAAGCAGTACAGAAAGGCGACACTATGCATTCATCCTGATAAGGTTCAGCAGAAGGGCGCAACACTTCAGCAGAAATATATTGCCGAAAAAGTCTTTGACATTCTCAAG GAGGCATGGAACAAATTCAACTCTGAAGAGCTCTTTTGA